One window from the genome of SAR86 cluster bacterium encodes:
- a CDS encoding tRNA (uridine(54)-C5)-methyltransferase TrmA (catalyzes the formation of 5-methyl-uridine at position 54 in all tRNAs), giving the protein MTKDYSKKYLTQFNEKKLIFTDFFQNYTSDLSFYKSPEKGFRTRAEFGFKSHNANLNFTMVQNKTRFNVDKLDICHPKINTLMGMLKEELSFHKELYDYLFQVEFQVSRNEDSFITLIYHKVLDSEWHKEAQLLSKKILSSIIGRSRNQKIIIGKDFIEEEYKVCNSNTKILLYEQCFSQPNPYACDHMLTWTKENISNYGNLVELYCGIGTFTIPLASCFDSVLATENNRSCRNGLMQNLSINNITNVHTGRLSGEETLEAVLGKRLFRRLDNIDLRNNKYETLFLDPPRDGLNDYTIDKMKDFKQIIYMSCGFNSLIKDLKKINKSHNIVKAALFDQFPFTDHMETGVLLTLK; this is encoded by the coding sequence TTGACTAAGGATTACTCTAAAAAATACTTAACTCAATTTAATGAAAAGAAATTAATTTTTACTGATTTTTTTCAAAACTATACTTCTGATCTCAGTTTTTACAAGTCTCCAGAAAAAGGTTTTAGAACTAGGGCTGAGTTTGGGTTTAAATCTCATAATGCTAATTTAAATTTTACAATGGTTCAAAATAAAACTAGGTTTAATGTTGATAAATTAGACATATGCCATCCAAAAATTAATACTTTAATGGGGATGTTAAAAGAAGAACTATCTTTTCATAAAGAATTATATGATTATTTATTTCAAGTTGAATTTCAAGTTTCCAGAAATGAAGATTCATTTATTACTCTAATCTATCATAAAGTATTAGATTCTGAGTGGCATAAAGAAGCTCAGTTACTTAGTAAAAAAATATTAAGTTCTATAATCGGGAGGAGTAGAAACCAGAAAATTATCATCGGCAAAGATTTTATAGAAGAAGAATATAAGGTCTGCAATTCAAATACCAAAATACTTTTATATGAACAATGTTTTAGCCAACCAAACCCTTATGCTTGTGATCATATGTTAACTTGGACAAAAGAAAACATCTCAAATTATGGGAATTTAGTGGAACTTTATTGCGGTATCGGCACTTTTACGATACCACTTGCATCTTGTTTTGATTCTGTTCTCGCTACTGAAAATAATCGTTCTTGTAGAAATGGTTTAATGCAAAATCTATCCATCAATAATATAACTAATGTACATACAGGCAGGTTATCTGGAGAAGAAACTCTTGAAGCTGTCCTTGGAAAACGTCTTTTTAGAAGGCTTGATAATATAGACCTCAGGAATAATAAATATGAAACTTTGTTTTTAGACCCTCCTAGAGATGGTTTAAATGATTACACTATAGATAAGATGAAAGATTTTAAACAAATTATATATATGTCATGCGGTTTTAATTCATTAATTAAAGACTTAAAAAAAATTAATAAATCTCATAATATAGTCAAAGCAGCCCTTTTTGATCAATTCCCTTTTACTGATCATATGGAAACTGGTGTTTTGCTCACTTTAAAATAA